CCTCTTGCAGCCTGCGGTCAAGAAAAAGTACAGACTGTTAAGGTTGCAGAGGTAACTCGTTCAATTTTCTATGCTCCTCAATATGTTGCCCTTGCCAAAGGATTTTTTGAGGAAGAAGGCCTGGAGGTTGAGTTGACGACAACCTGGGGCGGTGACAAGACGATGACTGCCGTGCTGTCGAACGCAGCAGATGTTGCACTCGTTGGTTCCGAAACTTCAATCTATGTGTATGCACAGGATTCAAATGACCCGGTGATCAACTTTGCTCAGCTTACCCAGACGGATGGTACCTTCCTTGTTTCCCGGGATAAAATTGATGATTTCTCCTGGGATCAGTTAAAGGGGGCTACCTATCTTGGTCAACGGACTGGCGGAATGCCGCAAATGGTTGGCGAGTTCGTCCTTAAGAAGCATGGCATCGATCCAAAGACCGATTTAGAGATGATCCAGAATATTGATTACGCGAATATTCCAAACGCCTTCGCTTCCGGCACCGGAGACTTCGTGCAGCTTTTCGAACCGCAGGCGAGCCTTTTTGAAAAAGAAGGCAAAGGCCATATTGTCGCTTCATTTGGTACAGAATCCGGTCATGTCCCTTATACCACTTTCATGGCAAAACAAAGCTTTATGAAGAAAAACCCGGAAACTATTGAAAAATTCACACGAGCAGTTTACAAGGCACAGAAATGGGTCGATTCCCACAGCGCCAAAGAAACAGCTGAAGCCATACAGGAATACTTTAAAGATACCGATTTAGCTCTCATCGAAACAGTGGTTGATCGTTATAAGAGCCAGGGTTCATATGCGACAGATCCGATTCTGGATGAGAAAGAATGGAAAAACCTGCAGGACATCATGGATGAAG
The nucleotide sequence above comes from Mesobacillus jeotgali. Encoded proteins:
- a CDS encoding ABC transporter substrate-binding protein; amino-acid sequence: MKKWFKAGFALFLVAILIIPLAACGQEKVQTVKVAEVTRSIFYAPQYVALAKGFFEEEGLEVELTTTWGGDKTMTAVLSNAADVALVGSETSIYVYAQDSNDPVINFAQLTQTDGTFLVSRDKIDDFSWDQLKGATYLGQRTGGMPQMVGEFVLKKHGIDPKTDLEMIQNIDYANIPNAFASGTGDFVQLFEPQASLFEKEGKGHIVASFGTESGHVPYTTFMAKQSFMKKNPETIEKFTRAVYKAQKWVDSHSAKETAEAIQEYFKDTDLALIETVVDRYKSQGSYATDPILDEKEWKNLQDIMDEAGELPKEVSHETLVNTEVAKEIMK